The following are from one region of the Georgenia sp. M64 genome:
- a CDS encoding DUF4031 domain-containing protein, protein MAVLVDPPQWPAHGTRWAHLVSDASLVELHAFARAAGLPARAFDLDHYDVPAERVADLVAAGADQVAARELLARLTASGLRVRGADRDALAAARRRDDLVRRWARLAPELPVGAWMPAGTDLLGRWAEPHRGYHDLGHLHEVLVHLDVLAESGERFGRPAVLAAWFHDAVYRGRPGQDEADSAELARAELDARGVAAADEVARLVRVTAAHLPDVADSDAAALCDADLAVLAASPRRYARYVAGVRREYPHVTDEDFRRGRAEVLRRLLGRGHLFTTTTGRRRWERPARDNVALELTSLETHR, encoded by the coding sequence GTGGCCGTCCTCGTCGATCCACCGCAGTGGCCGGCCCACGGCACCCGCTGGGCCCACCTCGTCTCCGACGCCTCCCTCGTCGAGCTCCACGCCTTCGCCCGGGCGGCCGGGCTGCCGGCGCGGGCCTTCGACCTCGACCACTACGACGTGCCGGCCGAGCGGGTGGCGGACCTGGTCGCCGCCGGGGCGGACCAGGTCGCGGCCCGTGAGCTCCTGGCCCGGCTCACCGCCTCGGGGCTGCGGGTGCGTGGGGCCGACCGCGACGCGCTCGCCGCCGCCCGCCGCCGGGACGACCTCGTGCGCCGCTGGGCGCGCCTGGCGCCCGAGCTGCCGGTCGGGGCGTGGATGCCGGCCGGCACCGACCTGCTCGGCCGGTGGGCGGAGCCGCACCGCGGCTACCACGACCTCGGCCACCTGCACGAGGTCCTCGTCCACCTCGACGTGCTCGCCGAGAGCGGCGAGCGGTTCGGGCGGCCCGCGGTCCTGGCCGCGTGGTTCCACGACGCGGTCTACCGCGGCCGTCCGGGACAGGACGAGGCCGACTCGGCGGAGCTGGCGCGGGCCGAGCTCGACGCCCGGGGGGTCGCGGCGGCCGACGAGGTCGCCCGGCTCGTCCGCGTGACCGCCGCCCACCTGCCCGACGTGGCAGACAGCGACGCCGCGGCGCTGTGCGACGCCGACCTCGCGGTCCTGGCCGCCTCGCCGCGCCGCTACGCCCGGTACGTCGCCGGGGTGCGGCGCGAGTACCCGCACGTCACCGACGAGGACTTCCGGCGGGGGCGGGCCGAGGTCCTGCGGCGGCTCCTCGGGCGCGGGCACCTGTTCACCACGACGACCGGCCGGCGCCGCTGGGAGCGTCCCGCCCGGGACAACGTCGCGCTCGAGCTCACGTCGCTGGAGACCCACCGCTGA
- a CDS encoding LytR C-terminal domain-containing protein codes for MSTHHEDHEDEFDVAGRDRAPEGVHRSPRPLWRALLPVVAVIVLAPLLAWGAISLLGGGDDPAAAPTAAATATAAATEGGTDTATEGATEGGTATAEPTDAASEAPTEGATTQTPEETEPAANVELGTPIAVLNGAGVGGLAGEVVGRLAAEGFTGGVADNYASATPATTTLYYNNAGLQATAEEVASVLGITNLVESASATQAIAIVLRADFTG; via the coding sequence GTGAGCACGCACCACGAGGACCACGAGGACGAGTTCGACGTCGCCGGCCGCGACCGCGCCCCCGAGGGCGTCCACCGCAGCCCGCGTCCGCTCTGGCGCGCGCTGCTGCCCGTGGTCGCCGTCATCGTCCTGGCCCCGCTGCTGGCGTGGGGTGCGATCTCCCTGCTCGGCGGGGGCGATGACCCCGCCGCGGCACCGACCGCGGCGGCGACGGCCACCGCCGCGGCCACCGAGGGCGGCACCGACACCGCGACCGAGGGTGCGACCGAGGGCGGCACGGCCACCGCCGAGCCCACCGACGCCGCGAGCGAGGCGCCGACGGAGGGCGCCACCACCCAGACCCCGGAGGAGACCGAGCCCGCCGCGAACGTCGAGCTCGGCACCCCGATCGCCGTACTCAACGGCGCCGGCGTGGGCGGACTGGCCGGCGAGGTCGTCGGCCGGCTCGCCGCGGAGGGCTTCACCGGCGGCGTGGCCGACAACTACGCCTCGGCGACCCCCGCCACGACGACCCTGTACTACAACAACGCCGGCCTGCAGGCCACCGCCGAGGAGGTGGCCTCCGTCCTGGGCATCACCAACCTCGTGGAGTCCGCGAGCGCCACCCAGGCCATCGCCATCGTCCTGCGCGCGGACTTCACCGGCTGA
- the groL gene encoding chaperonin GroEL (60 kDa chaperone family; promotes refolding of misfolded polypeptides especially under stressful conditions; forms two stacked rings of heptamers to form a barrel-shaped 14mer; ends can be capped by GroES; misfolded proteins enter the barrel where they are refolded when GroES binds): MAKTIAFNEEARRGMERGLNILADTVKVTLGPKGRNVVLEKKWGAPTITNDGVSIAKEIDLEDPHERIGAELVKEVAKKTDDVAGDGTTTATVLAQALVKEGLRNVAAGANPIALKRGIDKAVEAVIEHLFKQAKEVETKQQIAATASISAADPAIGELIAEALDKVGKEGVVTVEESNALGLELELTEGMRFDKGYLSAYFVTDAERQEAVLEDAYVLLVESKISNVKDLLPLLEKVIQSGKPLAIIAEDVEGEALATLVVNKIRGTFKSVAVKAPGFGDRRKAMLQDMAILTGGQVISETVGLKLENADLDLLGRARKVVVTKDETTIVEGAGDADLIEGRVAQIRAEIDNSDSDYDREKLQERLAKLAGGVAVIKAGAATEVELKERKHRIEDAVRNAKAAVEEGIVAGGGVALIQAAKDAFENLHLEGDEATGANIVRVAVDAPLKQIAINAGLEGGVVAEKVRNLPAGSGLNAATGVYEDLLAAGVADPVKVTRSALQNAASIAGLFLTTEAVVAEKPEKTPAAPAGGGDDMGGMGF; this comes from the coding sequence ATGGCCAAGACCATCGCCTTCAACGAGGAGGCCCGCCGCGGAATGGAGCGAGGCCTCAACATCCTCGCCGACACCGTCAAGGTCACCCTCGGCCCGAAGGGCCGCAACGTCGTCCTGGAGAAGAAGTGGGGCGCCCCCACGATCACCAACGACGGTGTGTCCATCGCCAAGGAGATCGACCTCGAGGACCCGCACGAGCGCATCGGCGCCGAGCTGGTCAAGGAGGTCGCCAAGAAGACCGACGACGTCGCCGGGGACGGCACCACCACCGCCACCGTGCTCGCCCAGGCCCTCGTCAAGGAGGGGCTGCGCAACGTGGCCGCCGGCGCCAACCCGATCGCCCTCAAGCGGGGCATCGACAAGGCCGTCGAGGCTGTCATCGAGCACCTCTTCAAGCAGGCCAAGGAGGTCGAGACCAAGCAGCAGATCGCCGCCACCGCGTCGATCTCCGCCGCTGACCCGGCCATCGGCGAGCTCATCGCCGAGGCCCTCGACAAGGTCGGCAAGGAGGGCGTCGTCACCGTCGAGGAGTCCAACGCCCTGGGCCTGGAGCTCGAGCTCACCGAGGGCATGCGTTTCGACAAGGGCTACCTGTCGGCGTACTTCGTCACCGACGCCGAGCGTCAGGAGGCCGTCCTGGAGGACGCGTACGTCCTGCTCGTCGAGTCCAAGATCTCCAACGTCAAGGACCTGCTGCCGCTGCTGGAGAAGGTCATCCAGTCCGGCAAGCCGCTGGCGATCATCGCCGAGGACGTCGAGGGCGAGGCCCTGGCCACGCTCGTCGTCAACAAGATCCGCGGCACCTTCAAGTCCGTCGCCGTCAAGGCCCCGGGCTTCGGCGACCGTCGCAAGGCGATGCTGCAGGACATGGCGATCCTCACCGGTGGTCAGGTCATCTCCGAGACCGTGGGTCTCAAGCTCGAGAACGCCGACCTCGACCTGCTCGGCCGCGCCCGCAAGGTCGTCGTCACCAAGGACGAGACCACCATCGTCGAGGGTGCCGGCGACGCGGACCTCATCGAGGGCCGCGTGGCCCAGATCCGCGCCGAGATCGACAACTCCGACAGCGACTACGACCGCGAGAAGCTGCAGGAGCGTCTGGCGAAGCTGGCCGGCGGCGTGGCCGTCATCAAGGCCGGTGCCGCCACCGAGGTCGAGCTCAAGGAGCGCAAGCACCGCATCGAGGACGCGGTGCGCAACGCCAAGGCCGCCGTCGAGGAGGGCATCGTCGCCGGTGGTGGCGTGGCCCTCATCCAGGCCGCCAAGGACGCGTTCGAGAACCTCCACCTCGAGGGTGACGAGGCGACCGGCGCGAACATCGTCCGCGTCGCGGTCGACGCGCCGCTCAAGCAGATCGCCATCAACGCCGGCCTCGAGGGCGGCGTCGTGGCGGAGAAGGTCCGCAACCTCCCCGCGGGTTCCGGCCTCAACGCCGCGACCGGCGTGTACGAGGACCTGCTCGCGGCCGGCGTCGCCGACCCGGTCAAGGTCACCCGCTCGGCGCTGCAGAACGCGGCGTCCATCGCCGGCCTGTTCCTCACCACCGAGGCCGTCGTCGCCGAGAAGCCGGAGAAGACCCCGGCCGCCCCGGCCGGCGGCGGGGACGACATGGGCGGCATGGGCTTCTGA
- a CDS encoding DUF3263 domain-containing protein, with amino-acid sequence MTAARANEVTDALSETEQEILAFERQWWKYAGAKETAIRDLFDMTATRYYQVLNQLLDSEAALAADPMLVKRLRRMRSARQRERSARRLGSGL; translated from the coding sequence GTGACGGCAGCCCGGGCGAACGAGGTCACCGACGCCCTCAGCGAGACCGAGCAGGAGATCCTCGCCTTCGAGCGGCAGTGGTGGAAGTACGCCGGCGCCAAGGAGACGGCGATCCGCGACCTGTTCGACATGACTGCCACCCGCTACTACCAGGTGCTCAACCAGCTCCTGGACTCCGAGGCCGCTCTCGCGGCCGACCCGATGCTCGTCAAGCGGCTGCGCCGCATGCGCTCGGCCCGCCAGCGCGAGCGTTCCGCCCGGCGGCTCGGCTCGGGGCTGTAG
- a CDS encoding SGNH/GDSL hydrolase family protein — MSSTPPTAVPTGAAGPWSRYVALGDSFTEGLWDLPDPARPDRLRGWADILAGRLAGRLAAGPTPGDDADDAGSTDGGADGLVDDGLVYANLAVRGRLLGAIVEEQLPEALALGPDLVSLVGGGNDLLRPGSDPDALADILEGAVVRVRATGADVLLATGMDPHGSPLLRATRARVAVYNAHVWSLARRHGASVMDVWGMRSLRDWRMWAPDRIHLTTAGHERVAQAALVALGVGADDTAWDDPLAPLPPVARAERLRSDLLWARQYATPWIGRRLRRRSSGDTRPPKHAEPVVLTPRT, encoded by the coding sequence GTGAGCAGCACACCCCCGACCGCCGTCCCGACAGGCGCCGCCGGCCCGTGGTCGCGGTACGTCGCCCTGGGCGACTCCTTCACCGAGGGCCTGTGGGACCTTCCCGACCCGGCCCGCCCGGACCGCCTGCGCGGGTGGGCCGACATCCTCGCCGGCCGTCTCGCCGGCCGGCTCGCGGCCGGACCGACGCCCGGCGACGACGCCGACGACGCCGGCAGCACGGACGGCGGCGCCGACGGGCTGGTGGACGACGGCCTGGTCTACGCCAACCTCGCCGTCCGGGGCCGTCTCCTGGGTGCCATCGTCGAGGAGCAGCTGCCCGAGGCCCTCGCGCTCGGCCCGGACCTGGTCAGCCTCGTCGGCGGCGGCAACGACCTCCTCCGCCCGGGGTCCGACCCGGATGCGCTCGCCGACATCCTCGAGGGCGCGGTGGTCCGGGTGCGCGCGACCGGCGCCGACGTCCTGCTGGCCACGGGCATGGACCCGCACGGCTCACCCCTCCTGCGCGCGACCCGCGCCCGGGTGGCGGTGTACAACGCCCACGTCTGGTCGCTCGCCCGCCGCCACGGCGCATCCGTCATGGACGTGTGGGGCATGCGCTCGCTCCGCGACTGGCGCATGTGGGCGCCCGACCGCATCCACCTCACCACGGCCGGTCACGAACGCGTGGCACAGGCGGCGCTCGTGGCGCTGGGGGTGGGGGCCGACGACACGGCCTGGGACGACCCGCTGGCACCCCTGCCCCCGGTGGCCCGCGCCGAGCGGCTCCGCTCCGACCTGCTCTGGGCCCGTCAGTACGCCACGCCGTGGATCGGCCGGCGGCTGCGTCGTCGCTCCTCGGGCGACACCCGCCCGCCCAAGCACGCCGAGCCGGTCGTCCTGACGCCCCGAACCTGA
- a CDS encoding glycoside hydrolase family 15: MSVATLPRTAAPVESPAPRRRRRLRRAAGWAVAALVYAVVALWSFHLKATESTEAFVDLYLDGVHLSAEGTVGDVRAREAAEYLPGSRVLARDADDPRALALAQEQRDWLAAGTVPGEGTRYEELVSSALLDIRTLTGATFDDPGSETAAAPGAVVAGWTDRWRYVWPRDASFVAAALARSGHPDDAVEVLGFVEQAQSAGGGFQARYLPDASGVPDGRGIQLDGTGWVLWSAATVLDTLPDGAPREAALERLRPLVDRATDRILELTADPPHLPPPSADYWEVQEDELTLGTAAPMLAGLEAAAGIYAAAGDPARADAAAGRAAQLRTAVEETFGSDGYTRYAGDAGPMTALLGGDGRDAATAMLLPPFVAEPLPGAEEAWLASAQEMARPAGGLAPGSGWKRDGISWTPETTLYALTAARNDHPERATAWLDWVEAHRTGSGAIPEKVLAGGAPAAVAPLTWSSANVVLAVAALEDAGAL; the protein is encoded by the coding sequence ATGTCGGTCGCCACCCTGCCCCGGACCGCCGCACCGGTCGAGAGCCCGGCGCCGCGCCGTCGTCGGCGGCTCCGCCGAGCCGCCGGGTGGGCGGTGGCGGCCCTGGTGTACGCCGTCGTCGCGCTGTGGTCCTTCCACCTCAAGGCGACCGAGTCCACCGAGGCCTTCGTGGACCTCTACCTCGACGGCGTGCACCTCAGCGCCGAGGGGACCGTCGGCGACGTCCGGGCCCGTGAGGCGGCCGAGTACCTGCCCGGCAGCCGGGTGCTGGCCCGCGACGCCGACGACCCGCGGGCCCTCGCCCTCGCCCAGGAGCAGCGCGACTGGCTCGCCGCCGGCACCGTGCCGGGCGAGGGGACGCGGTACGAGGAGCTCGTCTCCTCCGCCCTCCTGGACATCCGCACCCTCACCGGGGCCACCTTCGACGACCCCGGGAGCGAGACGGCGGCCGCCCCCGGCGCCGTGGTGGCGGGCTGGACGGACCGCTGGCGGTACGTCTGGCCGCGGGACGCCTCCTTCGTCGCCGCCGCGCTGGCCCGGTCCGGCCACCCGGACGACGCCGTCGAGGTCCTCGGGTTCGTCGAGCAGGCCCAGAGCGCCGGCGGCGGCTTCCAGGCCCGATACCTCCCGGACGCCTCGGGCGTGCCGGACGGCCGCGGGATCCAGCTCGACGGCACCGGCTGGGTGCTGTGGTCGGCCGCCACCGTCCTGGACACGCTGCCGGACGGCGCACCGCGCGAGGCCGCGCTGGAGCGGCTGCGGCCCCTCGTCGACCGCGCGACCGACCGCATCCTCGAGCTCACCGCCGACCCGCCGCACCTGCCCCCGCCGTCGGCGGACTACTGGGAGGTCCAGGAGGACGAGCTCACCCTCGGCACCGCCGCCCCCATGCTCGCCGGGCTCGAGGCCGCGGCGGGGATCTACGCCGCCGCGGGCGACCCCGCCCGGGCCGACGCCGCCGCCGGGCGCGCCGCCCAGCTGCGCACCGCGGTGGAGGAGACGTTCGGGTCGGACGGCTACACCCGCTACGCCGGCGACGCCGGTCCGATGACGGCGCTGCTGGGTGGGGACGGCCGCGACGCCGCCACCGCGATGCTGCTGCCGCCGTTCGTCGCCGAACCCCTGCCGGGCGCGGAGGAGGCCTGGCTGGCGTCGGCGCAGGAGATGGCCCGGCCCGCGGGCGGCCTCGCTCCGGGCTCGGGGTGGAAGCGCGACGGCATCTCCTGGACCCCTGAGACCACGCTGTACGCGCTGACGGCGGCCCGCAACGACCACCCGGAGCGCGCGACGGCGTGGCTGGACTGGGTCGAGGCCCACCGCACCGGCTCGGGCGCCATCCCCGAGAAGGTCCTCGCCGGCGGGGCCCCCGCCGCGGTCGCCCCGCTGACGTGGTCCAGCGCGAACGTCGTCCTGGCGGTGGCCGCGCTGGAGGACGCCGGGGCCCTGTAG
- a CDS encoding gluconokinase, whose amino-acid sequence MTGTTSVTGTTSVGLTEAVDPLVVALDVGSTGTRGGVYDATGRPVRGLRHKVPHGFTTRPDGTSEIDPAQVLREVAEILDALDDSRLGARVRGVALDTFAASLVGVDAAGTAVTACLTYADSRSAAHAAALRRELDVRAVHDRTGTMIHPSYHAPRLRWLAATAPDVVVRSSSWWSLGEYVYHHLLGTTAVGTSTAAWTGLLDRRTGAWDTELLEATGTDPERFSAVHDPGVPLTPATGEVARRWPTLAGAVWFPVVSDGFASNVGAGAVDATSIAAAAATSGALRVLLDAPPETVPDGLWSYRVDAGRSLLGGALNDVGRAVTWLSETLRLDGAQGAVLLAEPSATTPLVLPYLSGERAPGWAGDARAVLTGVGAATTPDDLYRGTLEGVALTYARVADLLAPAAPDADRIMASGRVAKDLPEWLQVLADVLGRPVTHVTARRSTLRGTALLALDVLAPAVARSSPETGATYEPVPGRAGYYRDRRGRFEALYDALVRG is encoded by the coding sequence GTGACCGGAACGACGTCCGTGACCGGGACGACGAGCGTGGGGCTCACCGAGGCGGTCGACCCGCTCGTCGTCGCCCTGGACGTCGGCTCGACCGGCACCCGCGGCGGCGTCTACGACGCCACCGGGCGCCCGGTGCGCGGCCTGCGCCACAAGGTGCCCCACGGGTTCACCACCCGGCCCGACGGCACGTCCGAGATCGACCCGGCCCAGGTGCTGAGGGAGGTCGCGGAGATCCTCGACGCCCTCGACGACAGTCGGCTCGGCGCCCGGGTCCGGGGCGTCGCGCTCGACACCTTCGCGGCCAGCCTCGTGGGTGTCGACGCCGCCGGGACCGCCGTCACGGCCTGCCTGACCTACGCCGACTCGCGCAGCGCCGCCCACGCCGCTGCCCTGCGCCGCGAGCTCGACGTCCGCGCGGTCCACGACCGCACGGGCACGATGATCCACCCGTCGTACCACGCACCCCGGCTGCGGTGGCTGGCGGCCACCGCACCCGACGTCGTCGTGCGCTCGTCGTCCTGGTGGTCCCTCGGCGAGTACGTCTACCACCACCTTCTCGGCACGACCGCCGTCGGCACCTCGACGGCGGCGTGGACCGGCCTGCTCGACCGGCGGACCGGCGCCTGGGACACCGAGCTGCTCGAGGCGACCGGGACCGACCCCGAACGGTTCTCCGCCGTCCACGACCCGGGCGTGCCCCTGACCCCGGCGACCGGCGAGGTCGCCCGCCGGTGGCCCACGCTTGCCGGTGCCGTGTGGTTCCCTGTCGTCTCGGACGGGTTCGCGAGCAACGTCGGCGCGGGCGCCGTGGACGCGACGTCGATCGCGGCGGCAGCGGCCACCTCGGGGGCGCTGCGCGTGCTCCTGGACGCCCCGCCGGAGACGGTCCCCGACGGGCTGTGGAGCTACCGGGTCGACGCCGGGCGCTCCCTCCTCGGCGGCGCGCTCAACGACGTCGGCCGCGCCGTGACCTGGCTCTCCGAGACCCTCCGACTCGACGGCGCGCAGGGCGCCGTCCTCCTCGCCGAACCCTCCGCCACCACCCCTCTCGTGCTGCCCTACCTCTCCGGGGAGCGGGCACCGGGCTGGGCCGGTGACGCCCGTGCCGTCCTCACCGGCGTGGGAGCGGCCACCACGCCGGACGACCTCTACCGCGGCACGCTGGAGGGCGTCGCGCTGACCTACGCCCGGGTGGCCGACCTCCTCGCACCGGCTGCGCCGGACGCGGACCGGATCATGGCCTCGGGCCGCGTGGCCAAGGACCTGCCCGAGTGGCTCCAGGTCCTCGCCGACGTGCTGGGTCGGCCCGTCACGCACGTCACCGCCCGGCGCTCGACCCTGCGGGGCACCGCACTCCTCGCGCTGGACGTGCTCGCCCCGGCGGTGGCGAGGTCGTCGCCGGAGACCGGGGCCACGTACGAGCCCGTCCCCGGACGTGCCGGGTACTACCGCGACCGCAGGGGGCGGTTCGAGGCGCTCTACGACGCGCTCGTGCGGGGCTGA
- a CDS encoding NAD(P)/FAD-dependent oxidoreductase produces the protein MTARREVRDAVVVGAGPNGLAAAVTLARAGLDVLVLEGQPTAGGGSRTVDLGLAPGIVHDLCSAVHPLALASPFLRAFDLGARGVELVVPEVSYAQPLIGRPAALAYRSLERTAEELGADGEAWRGLLGPLVRGREAVVDLALGDHRSVPPSLLTPAGARAAVAFAAGVVEQGGPWWGARFRDEVAPALLTGVAAHAITALPSLAGAGTALMLAALAHDPGWPVPAAGSQAIADALLADLRAHGGEVRTGEPVRTWRTLPRARAYLFDTSPATLAAVWGARMRPSARRGFGRFRYGDAAAKVDFVLSGPVPWSDERVGAAGTVHVGGTRAEMVAAERDVAAGRLPARPMMLVSDPTVVARSRGAGGLRPLWTYAHVPAGSAADVTELVTAQLERFAPGFRDVVVAAHVIPAARMPEHDEAFVGGDIASGAVTMRRMALGARVAWNPYDGGVPGVYLASQSTVPGPGVHGMAGWYAARRALAERFGQRDAPDLGPRD, from the coding sequence GTGACGGCCCGGCGGGAGGTGCGCGACGCCGTCGTCGTGGGCGCTGGGCCCAACGGCCTGGCCGCGGCCGTCACGCTTGCGCGGGCGGGCCTGGACGTGCTCGTCCTCGAGGGGCAGCCGACGGCCGGGGGCGGCTCGCGCACCGTCGACCTCGGCCTCGCCCCGGGGATCGTGCACGACCTGTGCTCGGCGGTGCACCCCCTCGCCCTGGCGAGCCCGTTCCTGCGGGCGTTCGACCTCGGCGCCCGCGGCGTCGAGCTCGTCGTCCCCGAGGTGTCCTACGCCCAGCCGCTGATCGGCCGGCCCGCGGCGCTGGCCTACCGCTCCCTCGAGCGCACCGCCGAGGAGCTCGGCGCCGACGGAGAGGCGTGGCGAGGCCTCCTCGGGCCGCTCGTGCGCGGGCGTGAGGCGGTCGTGGACCTGGCGCTGGGCGACCACCGATCGGTGCCGCCGTCGCTGCTGACCCCCGCCGGTGCGCGCGCCGCGGTCGCGTTCGCCGCGGGCGTCGTCGAGCAGGGCGGCCCCTGGTGGGGGGCCCGATTCCGGGATGAGGTGGCGCCCGCGCTGCTCACCGGCGTCGCCGCGCACGCCATCACCGCGCTGCCGTCCCTCGCCGGCGCCGGCACCGCGCTCATGCTCGCCGCCCTCGCCCACGACCCCGGGTGGCCCGTCCCGGCCGCGGGGAGCCAGGCCATCGCCGACGCCCTGCTGGCCGACCTGCGTGCCCACGGCGGCGAGGTCCGCACCGGCGAGCCGGTCCGGACGTGGCGGACGCTGCCCCGGGCGCGGGCCTACCTCTTCGACACCTCTCCGGCGACGCTCGCCGCCGTGTGGGGCGCCCGGATGCGCCCGTCCGCGCGGCGCGGCTTCGGGCGGTTCCGCTACGGCGACGCCGCCGCGAAGGTCGACTTCGTCCTCTCCGGCCCCGTGCCGTGGTCCGACGAGCGGGTGGGCGCGGCCGGCACGGTCCACGTCGGCGGCACCCGCGCCGAGATGGTCGCCGCCGAGCGCGACGTCGCCGCCGGGCGGCTGCCGGCCCGGCCCATGATGCTCGTCTCCGACCCCACCGTCGTGGCCCGCTCGCGCGGCGCCGGGGGGCTGCGGCCGCTGTGGACGTACGCGCACGTCCCGGCGGGTTCGGCCGCCGACGTCACCGAGCTGGTGACGGCGCAGCTCGAGCGGTTCGCGCCGGGCTTCCGCGACGTCGTCGTCGCCGCGCACGTCATCCCCGCGGCGCGCATGCCGGAGCACGACGAGGCGTTCGTGGGCGGGGACATCGCCTCCGGCGCGGTGACGATGCGGCGGATGGCCCTCGGCGCCCGGGTGGCGTGGAACCCCTACGACGGCGGGGTCCCCGGGGTGTACCTCGCGTCGCAGTCGACCGTCCCGGGCCCCGGCGTGCACGGCATGGCGGGCTGGTACGCCGCCCGTCGGGCGCTCGCCGAACGGTTCGGGCAGCGCGACGCGCCCGACCTCGGCCCGCGCGACTGA
- a CDS encoding DUF1918 domain-containing protein, translating to MRADPGDRIVIQSRSQGVVSRDGEVLEARGPDGTPPFLVRWSDNGHVALVFPGPDAVVAPARLHPYPLDHLQHMTHLAQHGTRHHLDAA from the coding sequence ATGCGCGCCGACCCTGGTGACCGCATCGTCATCCAGTCCCGCAGCCAGGGGGTGGTCTCCCGCGACGGGGAGGTCCTCGAGGCCCGTGGCCCGGACGGCACCCCGCCCTTCCTGGTGCGCTGGTCGGACAACGGCCATGTCGCCCTGGTCTTCCCCGGCCCGGACGCCGTCGTCGCCCCGGCGAGGCTGCACCCGTACCCGCTGGACCACCTCCAGCACATGACCCACCTGGCCCAGCACGGGACGAGGCACCACCTCGACGCGGCCTGA
- a CDS encoding dsRBD fold-containing protein: MAHTWKVQIDLFNASEVRSDEPLTTAHAALTTSAGTTLNGYGRARRNPGDSDVPEIGEELAAARALRDLADRLLRASSDDISALEHHRVHLAR, from the coding sequence GTGGCACACACGTGGAAGGTGCAGATCGACCTCTTCAACGCCAGCGAGGTCCGCTCCGACGAGCCCCTCACCACCGCCCACGCGGCGCTGACGACGTCCGCGGGGACGACCCTCAACGGGTACGGGCGCGCCAGGCGCAACCCCGGTGACTCGGACGTGCCCGAGATCGGCGAGGAGCTCGCCGCCGCGCGAGCCCTGCGCGACCTGGCGGACCGCCTGCTCCGGGCGAGCTCGGACGACATCTCCGCCCTGGAGCACCACCGGGTCCATCTCGCCCGGTAG